One genomic region from Pseudomonadota bacterium encodes:
- the mltG gene encoding endolytic transglycosylase MltG, producing the protein MRADARRAKTRARTAILALAAAALAVLLAAAVELLWRFPSAPGPGSSDPVVVAIPPGAGPRLIASLLAEKGVVASPGSFALWLRATKRLPLVRTGRFTLRGDMTPHEVLEIIASSDEGRGIRVTIPEGFDLGQIADGLAAARVAMTAELFAAAKDPALLAELGIPAPSAEGFLYPDTYFFAADDGARGAIRKMHARFEERLAALDPPAGAELKAAVTLASIVQAETGAADEMPIVAGVYRNRLTRPDFPSRLLQADPTVAYGCAPFLAPKAPSCAGFRGALARRHLDDPENSYNTYKHPGLPPGPICAPGADALAAALRPADVPYLYFVAGRNGRHRFSATLAEHQKAVELYRKGL; encoded by the coding sequence ATGCGCGCTGACGCGCGGCGCGCGAAGACCAGGGCCCGGACCGCGATCCTCGCGCTCGCCGCGGCCGCCCTGGCCGTGCTCCTCGCCGCGGCGGTGGAGCTCTTGTGGCGGTTCCCGTCGGCGCCGGGGCCGGGGTCGAGCGATCCGGTCGTCGTCGCGATCCCGCCCGGCGCGGGCCCCAGGCTGATCGCGTCCCTGCTCGCCGAGAAGGGCGTCGTCGCGAGCCCGGGCAGCTTCGCCCTGTGGCTGCGCGCGACGAAGCGGCTGCCGCTCGTCCGGACCGGCCGGTTCACGCTGCGCGGCGACATGACGCCGCACGAGGTCCTGGAGATCATCGCGTCGAGCGACGAGGGCCGCGGGATCCGCGTCACGATCCCCGAGGGGTTCGATCTCGGACAGATCGCCGACGGGCTCGCCGCCGCGCGCGTCGCGATGACGGCGGAGCTTTTCGCCGCGGCGAAGGATCCGGCGCTCCTCGCCGAGCTCGGGATCCCGGCCCCGAGCGCCGAGGGGTTCCTCTACCCGGACACCTACTTCTTCGCGGCGGACGACGGCGCCCGGGGCGCGATCCGGAAGATGCACGCGCGCTTCGAGGAGAGGCTCGCGGCGCTCGATCCGCCCGCGGGCGCGGAGCTGAAGGCGGCCGTGACGCTCGCGTCGATCGTGCAGGCCGAGACCGGCGCCGCGGACGAGATGCCGATCGTCGCCGGCGTGTACCGCAACCGCCTCACGCGCCCCGACTTCCCGTCGCGCCTGCTCCAGGCGGATCCGACCGTCGCCTACGGCTGCGCGCCGTTCCTCGCCCCGAAGGCGCCGTCGTGCGCGGGCTTCAGAGGAGCGCTCGCGCGGCGGCATCTCGACGATCCCGAAAATTCGTACAACACGTACAAGCACCCCGGCCTCCCGCCCGGCCCGATCTGCGCGCCCGGCGCGGACGCCCTCGCCGCCGCGCTGCGCCCGGCCGACGTGCCGTACCTCTACTTCGTCGCGGGCAGGAACGGCCGCCACAGGTTCTCGGCCACGCTCGCGGAGCACCAGAAGGCGGTGGAGCTGTACAGGAAGGGGCTGTAG
- a CDS encoding DUF2934 domain-containing protein, whose product MTAKTRRTTETKPAKKPAAKKTEPAKASKPAKPAKAPEAPKPAKVPITQEMIAQRAYEIWLAAGRPHGQDHEIWMRAEAELRADSGARR is encoded by the coding sequence ATGACCGCAAAGACGCGCAGAACGACCGAGACGAAGCCCGCCAAGAAGCCGGCGGCGAAGAAGACCGAGCCCGCGAAGGCCTCGAAGCCCGCGAAGCCCGCGAAGGCGCCCGAGGCGCCGAAGCCCGCGAAGGTGCCGATCACGCAAGAGATGATCGCACAACGCGCCTACGAGATCTGGCTCGCCGCCGGACGCCCGCACGGGCAGGATCACGAGATCTGGATGCGCGCGGAGGCGGAGCTGCGCGCGGACTCGGGCGCTCGGCGCTGA
- the ruvX gene encoding Holliday junction resolvase RuvX has product MRALGLDVGSHRIGVALSDDLKITAQPLVVLAVQGGRDVVDRIRALCAEHEVDTIVIGLPLSMSGGDRGSSGVRARELAARLGEAVSAEIVLWDERFTTAQAERVLIEGNVRRADRRKVVDKIAAALILQGYLDAR; this is encoded by the coding sequence ATGCGCGCGCTTGGCCTCGACGTGGGATCGCACCGGATCGGCGTCGCCTTGTCCGACGATCTCAAGATCACCGCGCAGCCGCTCGTCGTCCTCGCGGTCCAGGGCGGGCGCGACGTGGTCGACAGGATCCGCGCGCTGTGCGCCGAGCACGAGGTCGACACGATCGTGATCGGCCTGCCGCTCTCCATGAGCGGCGGCGATCGGGGCTCGAGCGGCGTCCGCGCGCGCGAGCTCGCGGCGAGGCTCGGCGAGGCGGTGAGCGCCGAGATCGTCCTGTGGGACGAGCGGTTCACGACGGCGCAGGCCGAGCGCGTCCTCATCGAGGGCAACGTGCGGCGGGCGGACCGACGCAAGGTGGTCGATAAGATCGCCGCGGCGCTCATCCTGCAGGGCTACCTCGATGCGCGCTGA
- a CDS encoding PilZ domain-containing protein, protein MTQDRRVSCRVPDSRLITEIVSENPFAASIVNVSDTGIYTVKPATSGMRGPRLVQLEIPIPEANDSVWATGEIMFEAVGTRTLGAGIRFCTMARAHRVMIADLVEHRRRQILAAMLQEIKWRKELAANPSPFTAPPPPLTEDTVRMYLLPRL, encoded by the coding sequence ATGACCCAAGACCGACGCGTTTCTTGCAGAGTCCCGGACTCTCGGCTGATTACGGAGATCGTCTCCGAAAACCCGTTCGCGGCGAGCATCGTGAACGTCAGCGACACGGGCATCTACACCGTGAAGCCGGCCACCTCCGGCATGCGCGGCCCGCGCCTGGTCCAGCTCGAGATCCCGATCCCCGAGGCGAACGACAGCGTGTGGGCCACGGGCGAGATCATGTTCGAGGCGGTCGGCACCCGAACGCTCGGCGCGGGCATCCGCTTCTGCACCATGGCGCGGGCGCACCGCGTCATGATAGCCGATCTCGTCGAGCACCGCCGGCGGCAGATCCTCGCGGCGATGCTCCAGGAGATCAAGTGGCGCAAGGAGCTCGCGGCGAACCCGTCGCCCTTCACCGCGCCGCCGCCGCCGCTGACCGAGGACACGGTCCGCATGTACCTCCTGCCCAGGCTCTGA
- the tsaD gene encoding tRNA (adenosine(37)-N6)-threonylcarbamoyltransferase complex transferase subunit TsaD → MRVLGIETSCDETAASVVDGDRALSDVVASQIPIHKPYGGVVPELASRNHMVKIAPVIAEALSRAGTLLGGIDGIAATAGPGLVGSLVVGLQVAKTISAARGLPFVGVNHLLGHLLVARMADGGAPRPELPYMALLASGGHTGIYHVEDERRVTCLGETRDDAAGEAFDKVAKLLGLGYPGGPVIDRLAATEGPAVEFPSALRRRTSFEFSFSGIKTAVAQHVARLGRRPTEEEIAAIARGFQRAVVEILVRKVVLAARQKQVPRVVLAGGVASNVGLRRHAIEVCGENELELYAPPASRCTDNAAMIAYAGLLALARGERSHLDLAPRAAWPL, encoded by the coding sequence ATGAGGGTCCTCGGAATCGAAACGTCGTGCGACGAGACCGCGGCGTCGGTCGTGGACGGGGATCGCGCGCTCTCCGACGTCGTCGCGAGCCAGATCCCGATCCACAAGCCGTACGGCGGGGTGGTCCCGGAGCTCGCGAGCCGCAACCACATGGTCAAGATCGCGCCCGTGATCGCGGAGGCGCTGTCGCGCGCCGGGACCCTTCTCGGCGGGATCGACGGGATCGCCGCGACCGCGGGGCCCGGCCTCGTGGGCTCGCTCGTCGTCGGGCTGCAGGTGGCGAAGACGATCTCCGCGGCCCGCGGGCTCCCGTTCGTCGGCGTGAACCACCTCCTCGGCCACCTCCTCGTCGCGCGGATGGCCGACGGCGGCGCGCCGCGCCCGGAGCTCCCGTACATGGCGCTGCTCGCGTCGGGTGGCCACACCGGCATCTACCACGTCGAGGACGAGCGGCGCGTGACCTGCCTCGGCGAGACCCGGGACGACGCGGCGGGCGAGGCGTTCGACAAGGTCGCGAAGCTGCTCGGGCTCGGCTACCCGGGCGGCCCGGTCATCGACCGGCTCGCCGCGACCGAGGGCCCGGCCGTGGAGTTCCCCTCCGCCCTGCGGCGGCGCACGTCGTTCGAGTTCAGCTTCTCCGGGATCAAGACCGCGGTGGCGCAACACGTCGCGCGGCTCGGCCGCCGGCCGACCGAGGAGGAGATCGCCGCGATCGCGCGGGGCTTCCAGCGGGCCGTCGTCGAGATCCTCGTGCGCAAGGTCGTGCTCGCCGCGCGGCAGAAGCAGGTCCCGCGCGTCGTGCTCGCCGGCGGCGTCGCGTCCAACGTCGGCCTCCGGCGCCACGCGATCGAGGTGTGCGGCGAGAACGAGCTCGAGCTCTACGCCCCGCCCGCGAGCCGGTGCACGGACAACGCCGCCATGATCGCCTACGCGGGCCTCCTCGCGCTCGCACGCGGCGAAAGGAGCCACCTCGACCTCGCGCCGCGCGCGGCGTGGCCGTTGTGA
- a CDS encoding sulfatase, whose translation MPTTARAAPGNASPDARRGVAIREIAAAAAAWIVVALVEAIVISRQATSPGVPAFGAALRVALSWTLTLMAPVWIFALVAAAAAFARGRARTLLVALAAAALATITHVMLAGYRPFRWHPPFLAAAAVLAAVLALGHLLAARPGGGQGTLRRALDALWPLVGIGGFAAAHAANLSLFRGGYPTLHLALLLWAGALLQLGLFALAARVSPRRPNRVVFAALAIGIALALPAALAPSDLVGRARIAAAGTNTLGEARRVFFSFDPASEDALKAPLPPEEDTSLFRTASNLPPLPEGFALGDYNVLFITAEATRYDQTSLHDPGLRTTPTLAALAGEGAYSFSRAYSPSSGTLHAISSVLCMTYPSMIRLETWQKAWHGRLSSDEETVPELLAGAGYDTFLVSHDHKYVFHKAIRGFEQGFASKGYVYESGAGEDSKETDARVADLAVAEIGKRARALRPFFGWIFLASPHSDYFARYGDMPAGTDLERYRHELRFMDEQLGRIVDALRDAGLLERTVLVFAGDHGEEFREHGGTHHKATVYSESTRVPLVVRIPGARGGAVREQVSTMYLFPWLAQRGPEPLARAAAARVREEIGPMLRATDGAVVIELVGHDRMMASLVYERDKINYDFITHRISLFDLSNDPLEQRERLAGEPGLEEEAARKVHAYSRVRAAKRRYTLSPDQETPR comes from the coding sequence ATGCCGACCACCGCCCGAGCCGCCCCCGGAAACGCGAGCCCCGACGCACGGCGCGGCGTCGCGATCCGGGAGATAGCCGCCGCGGCCGCGGCGTGGATCGTCGTGGCGCTCGTGGAGGCGATCGTGATCTCCCGGCAGGCGACCTCCCCCGGGGTCCCCGCCTTCGGCGCCGCGCTGCGCGTCGCCCTGTCGTGGACGCTGACGCTGATGGCGCCCGTGTGGATCTTCGCCCTCGTTGCCGCCGCCGCCGCGTTCGCGCGGGGTCGTGCCCGCACGCTCCTCGTCGCCCTCGCCGCCGCCGCGCTCGCGACTATCACCCACGTCATGCTCGCGGGCTATCGCCCGTTCCGCTGGCACCCGCCGTTCCTCGCCGCGGCCGCCGTCCTCGCCGCCGTCCTCGCGCTCGGCCACCTCCTCGCCGCGCGGCCGGGCGGGGGACAGGGCACGCTGCGGCGCGCCCTCGATGCGCTCTGGCCGCTCGTCGGGATCGGCGGCTTCGCGGCCGCGCACGCGGCGAACCTCTCGCTCTTCCGCGGCGGGTACCCGACGCTGCACCTCGCGCTGCTCCTCTGGGCCGGCGCGCTCCTCCAGCTCGGCCTCTTCGCGCTCGCCGCCCGCGTGTCGCCGCGCAGGCCGAATCGGGTCGTGTTCGCCGCGCTCGCGATCGGGATCGCCCTGGCGCTGCCCGCGGCGCTCGCGCCTTCCGATCTCGTCGGGCGAGCCCGCATCGCGGCGGCCGGGACGAACACGCTCGGCGAGGCGAGGCGCGTCTTCTTCAGCTTCGATCCCGCGTCGGAGGACGCCCTGAAGGCCCCTCTGCCGCCCGAGGAGGACACCTCCCTGTTCAGAACGGCGTCGAACCTCCCGCCCCTGCCCGAGGGCTTCGCGCTCGGCGACTACAACGTGCTGTTCATAACGGCCGAGGCGACACGCTACGACCAGACGTCGCTCCACGATCCCGGTCTTCGCACCACGCCGACCCTCGCGGCGCTCGCCGGGGAAGGCGCCTACTCCTTCTCGCGCGCCTACTCGCCGTCGAGCGGCACGCTGCACGCGATCTCGAGCGTCCTGTGCATGACCTACCCGTCCATGATCCGCCTCGAGACGTGGCAGAAGGCGTGGCACGGCCGGCTCTCCTCCGACGAGGAGACGGTGCCGGAGCTGCTCGCGGGCGCGGGCTACGACACGTTCCTCGTGAGCCACGATCACAAGTACGTCTTCCACAAGGCGATCAGAGGCTTCGAGCAGGGGTTCGCCTCGAAGGGCTACGTCTACGAAAGCGGCGCCGGGGAGGACAGCAAGGAGACCGACGCCCGCGTCGCGGATCTCGCCGTGGCCGAGATCGGAAAGCGCGCGCGCGCCCTTCGCCCCTTCTTCGGCTGGATCTTCCTCGCCAGCCCGCACTCCGACTACTTCGCCCGCTACGGCGACATGCCGGCCGGGACCGATCTCGAGCGCTACCGCCACGAGTTGCGGTTCATGGACGAGCAGCTCGGCCGGATCGTCGACGCGCTCCGCGACGCGGGGTTGCTCGAGCGGACGGTGCTCGTGTTCGCCGGGGATCACGGCGAGGAGTTCCGCGAGCACGGCGGCACGCACCACAAGGCGACGGTCTACTCGGAGTCGACCCGCGTCCCGCTCGTGGTCCGGATCCCGGGCGCGCGGGGCGGCGCCGTCCGGGAGCAGGTTTCCACGATGTACCTGTTCCCCTGGCTCGCCCAGCGGGGCCCGGAGCCGCTCGCCCGGGCCGCGGCCGCGCGCGTCCGGGAGGAGATCGGGCCGATGCTGCGCGCCACGGACGGCGCGGTCGTGATCGAGCTCGTCGGCCACGACCGGATGATGGCGTCGCTCGTCTACGAACGCGACAAGATCAACTACGACTTCATCACGCACAGAATCTCCCTCTTCGACCTGTCGAACGACCCGCTCGAGCAGCGCGAGCGCCTCGCCGGCGAGCCCGGTCTCGAGGAAGAGGCCGCGCGCAAGGTGCACGCCTACTCCCGCGTGCGCGCCGCCAAGCGGCGCTACACGCTCTCGCCGGATCAGGAGACGCCGCGCTAG